The candidate division WOR-3 bacterium genome segment AGGTGCAATCGTACTGTGGTTGGCCGTGTATGGCCAGGGATCGTAAGTAGTTCTCAAACCGGAGGTAAGGTATGTCCGAGGAGAAGAAGGAAAAGGCGGAAGAGAAGGGCGTCGGCGAGTGCCGGGTCACGGTCAATGTCGAGGGTTGCGGGGCGTGTTGCGGGACGGAGATGGGAGACCTGAAGCTCGACGGCAAGCAGCGGGTCATTAAGGTCGTCTGCTGCCCGTCTGAGGAGAAGAAGGCGCAGTGAGCGCAGGTGGAGGGCAGATCTTCGATGGCCTGCCCTCCCAGCTCGGGACAGCCAGGAATCGGATATGACGCCCCCGCGGACCCAGGAAACCCGATGGGAGATTACCACCAAGGCACAAAGGCACAAAGAGGATCGGAAGGGAACTGCAGGCTCGCGGGCAATTCCTGCCCGTCTGGACCTTCGTTTCTTGGTGTCTTTGTGGTAGGACTCCGGATCCGACTCCCTGCTGTTCGCGCCGTCACTTGGTGACCGCTTGACCTCGGTCGACACCGGCCTACACTATCAGAAGAGTCTGATAGTTCAGGAAGACCGAAGCGTGAGGAGCTACTATGGCGAAGCCGATGAAGGTCGAGTGCTGCAAGGTCGAATCGGTGGTGACGGTGGACGAGCGGGGTCAGATGGTGCTGCCGAAGGAAATCCGGGAGCGGGCCGGCATCAAGGCCGGGGATAAGCTGGCAGTGGTTTCGGTGAGCGACGGAGACAAGCTCTGCTGCATCACGCTGATCAAGGCCGACGCGCTATCCGGTACCGTGAAGGTGATTTTGAAGCCGATGTTGGGCGGGAATGAATAAGAGGACAGTTGAGGAGTTGTGATGAAGACGGATGATGTGAAACGGGTGGTGCGCGAAGGATACGCGAAGGTGGCGAAGGGTTCCGGGTCCTGCTGCGGGCCGCAGAGCTCTTGCTGCGGCACGGCGCCGACCGCAGAGGATGTGAGCCGCAGAGTCGGTTACTCGGACGCGGAGCTGGCAGCGGCGCCCGAGGGCGCAAACCTCGGGCTGGGCTGCGGCAACCCGGTGGCGCTGGCGTCGCTGAGAGAAGGCGAGGTCGTACTGGACCTGGGCTCGGGCGCGGGATTCGACTGCTTCCTGGCCGCGAAGAAGGTCGGCAGCAGGGGCCGGGTCATCGGCGTCGACATGACGCCGGAGATGCTCGAAAAGGCGCGCGAGAACGCGCGCAAGACCGGAGTCGCCAACGTCGAGTTCCGGCTCGGAGAGATCGAGAATTTGCCGGTGGCTGACGGCTCGGTGGACGCGGTCATCTCCAACTGTGTCATCAACCTGGCGCCGGACAAGGCGCGCGTGTTTGCCGAGGCGTTCCGGGCGCTGAAGCCGGGCGGCAGGCTGATGGTGTCGGACCTGGTGTTGACTGCGCCGCTGCCGAAGGTCGTGCAGGAGTCGGTGGCGGCCTATGTCGGCTGCCTGGCCGGGGCCAGCCTCAAAGACGAATACCTGCGAGCGATCGAGCAGGCCGGGTTCGAGAAGATACATGTCGCGAGCGAGGATTCGTTCCCGGTCGACTTGATGCAGAACGACCCGACTGCGCAGGCGGTCGTGAAGGATTTGAAAGTCTCCCGTGAGGAAGTAACGCGGATTGCCGGGACGGTAGTCAGCGTGAAGGTCTCGGCCCGGAAGCCGGACCGATAGGGGGTATGCCGTGAGCAAGGGGATT includes the following:
- a CDS encoding AbrB/MazE/SpoVT family DNA-binding domain-containing protein, whose product is MAKPMKVECCKVESVVTVDERGQMVLPKEIRERAGIKAGDKLAVVSVSDGDKLCCITLIKADALSGTVKVILKPMLGGNE
- the arsM gene encoding arsenite methyltransferase, whose amino-acid sequence is MKTDDVKRVVREGYAKVAKGSGSCCGPQSSCCGTAPTAEDVSRRVGYSDAELAAAPEGANLGLGCGNPVALASLREGEVVLDLGSGAGFDCFLAAKKVGSRGRVIGVDMTPEMLEKARENARKTGVANVEFRLGEIENLPVADGSVDAVISNCVINLAPDKARVFAEAFRALKPGGRLMVSDLVLTAPLPKVVQESVAAYVGCLAGASLKDEYLRAIEQAGFEKIHVASEDSFPVDLMQNDPTAQAVVKDLKVSREEVTRIAGTVVSVKVSARKPDR